In Solimonas sp. K1W22B-7, the DNA window TCGGCCGGTTCTTCGGCGACACCGCGGCGATCTGCTGCGCCGAGTGCGCGGTCCGATCCCAGGCGCAAGGATTGTGGCTCGCGGCGAGCGCGTAGCGCTCCCAGAGCGCGGCCGACGCCTGCTGTGCCACTGCTGAGCTCTGGCCCCAGGCTGCCTGTGTCGCGTTCTCGTAAAGCGTATAGACCTCGGTCGGGTCCGTGAGCCCGTAGCGCGCGGCCAGCGGCGTCACATGGTCGGCGCCTTTCGGCATGCTCGGCAGCGTCGGTACGGCAGTCCAGCCCTCCGGAAACTTCTTCTGCATCGCCGCCGTACGCAGCGACTGCATCGCTTCGGCGCCGCAGATCAGGACCGTCTTCGAGCGGCCTTCGGCGATGGCAACGGCCGCGTCCATCAGCAGGCGCACGGGCGAGTCGCCACTGACCTCAGTGTGATTCATCAGCTTTGCAGTGATGCCCAACGTCGTTGCCGCAAGCGCCGGCAGATCGGGATACGGCCAGGTCACCTGCGGCACCAGGTCGAGGCGGTCCACACGCGCCAGCCAGCCGCCCCCGGCATCCTCGTCGGCACGGCGCGCGGCCTGTTCGATCAGGCGCAGCGGTTCCAGTCCCGAGCTGCCACGCTCGGGACGATCGGTGATTTCACCGATACCGATGATGACGGGGAGTGAGTCGAGCTTGTTCATGTGGACACCATGATTGTGCAGGGTTGAAGAATCAGGACCGGCGCAGGCCGGCCGGTGCGTGGGCATCGAGATGCCTGCGCATGAAATCGGCGATAACGTCCCAGGCGCCGCGTGCTTCGGGGAAAAAGCCAGCGAGCTGGGGAAAGGCGTGCGGCAGGATCGGCCAGACGTCCGCAGTCGCGGCGACGCCGGCCTCGCGGGCGCGCTGCACGCAGACCAGGCTGTCGTCCAGCAGCACCTCGCTCTCGCCGACCAGGAAATGCAGCGGCGGCAGGCCGTGGAAATCGCCAAAGATCGGCGAGACTTCCGGATTGCGCGCATCGGTCGTCGGGATGTAGAGACGCAGCATGTGCACCAGGGGCGGGATCGGTATGAAGGGATCGCGCCGCCGGTTGCGCCCCCGCGAGGGCGGCGAATGCAGATGGCACAGGTCGGTCATCGGCGACATGGGCACCGCGCAGGCCGGCATCGGCAAACCCAGTCGCTTCAGGCGCAACAACAATGCGAGCGTCAGATTGCCCCCAGCCGACTCCCCGGCGATCACGATGCGCTCCGGCGAGTGCCCGGCGTCGAGCAGCGCGCGATAGGCGCGCTCGCAATCGTCGAGCGCAGCCGGAAACGGATGCTGACCGGCGAGACGGTATTCCGGCATGAAGCCGGTCGCCCCAAGTGTCTGGCAGAGCCAGCCGAACAAGGGGAAATGCGCCCAGGGCGCGATGGGCAGCAGGAAGCCGCCGCCATGCAAATACAGCAATACCGGGCGTTTGCGATCACTGAGGTCGCCGATGCCCGCGCCCCCCACGCCGCCAAGCACCGTGTAATCCAGCGGCTGCCCGGACACCTGCTGCGGCCAGCTGCCGGCAAACTCCAACTGGTAGCGCGCCAGGGCCGGCAATCCGCGCCCCACCCGGTAGGTCAGCCAAGGCCGGAGAAGGAGCGGCATCAAGCGGATCAGCGCACGACTGCGCCAGCCGATCTTGATGTCGGGATACCGGACCGCGGGAGCTGCCTGGGTCGCGCGCGACGCGGCGCGCGCCAGCAAAACAGTGCTCATTGTTGTTTTTATCCT includes these proteins:
- a CDS encoding alpha/beta hydrolase, which encodes MSTVLLARAASRATQAAPAVRYPDIKIGWRSRALIRLMPLLLRPWLTYRVGRGLPALARYQLEFAGSWPQQVSGQPLDYTVLGGVGGAGIGDLSDRKRPVLLYLHGGGFLLPIAPWAHFPLFGWLCQTLGATGFMPEYRLAGQHPFPAALDDCERAYRALLDAGHSPERIVIAGESAGGNLTLALLLRLKRLGLPMPACAVPMSPMTDLCHLHSPPSRGRNRRRDPFIPIPPLVHMLRLYIPTTDARNPEVSPIFGDFHGLPPLHFLVGESEVLLDDSLVCVQRAREAGVAATADVWPILPHAFPQLAGFFPEARGAWDVIADFMRRHLDAHAPAGLRRS